A DNA window from Vagococcus penaei contains the following coding sequences:
- the aroC gene encoding chorismate synthase has protein sequence MRFITAGESHGPELTAIIDGLPAGLALDVEDINKELKRRQGGYGRGGRMLIETDVIQVTSGIRHGKTLGSPVTLTVKNDDFKNWERVMGIEPVTEREKKMRRVSKPRPGHADLVGGIKYEHDDLRNVLERSSARETTMRVAVGAVCKKLLAELGVEVAGHVLEIGGIRGEIPENMTVQEIKEKAEASAVRCVDTKIEEKMKEKIDQTRKDGNTIGGVVEVVVGGVPVGLGSYTQWDTKLDAKIAQAIVSINAFKGVEFGVGFEAARLPGSDVMDEILWNELDGYTRRSNHLGGFEGGMTTGMPIVVRGVMKPIPTLYKPLMSVDIDTKEPYKASVERSDSSAVPAACVIAEAMVAIEVAKAMLDKFSSDSFKQMQQDVSQYREYVRTY, from the coding sequence ATGCGATTTATTACAGCGGGAGAGTCACATGGTCCTGAGTTAACAGCTATTATTGATGGTTTACCAGCAGGTTTAGCGCTAGATGTAGAAGATATTAATAAAGAGTTAAAACGACGTCAAGGTGGATATGGTCGTGGTGGACGTATGTTGATTGAAACAGATGTTATTCAGGTTACATCAGGTATACGTCATGGGAAAACATTAGGTTCTCCCGTGACTTTGACGGTTAAAAATGATGATTTTAAAAACTGGGAGCGCGTTATGGGAATTGAACCCGTAACTGAACGTGAAAAAAAAATGCGTCGAGTATCCAAGCCGCGACCTGGGCATGCTGATTTGGTCGGTGGCATTAAATATGAGCATGACGACTTGCGCAATGTCTTAGAACGTTCATCTGCCAGAGAAACAACTATGCGTGTTGCAGTAGGAGCAGTTTGTAAAAAATTATTAGCGGAGCTAGGTGTTGAGGTTGCGGGCCATGTGCTAGAAATCGGTGGTATTCGGGGAGAAATTCCTGAAAATATGACAGTGCAAGAAATTAAAGAAAAAGCAGAAGCTTCTGCTGTACGCTGTGTGGATACTAAAATAGAAGAAAAAATGAAAGAAAAAATTGATCAAACGCGTAAAGATGGTAATACGATTGGTGGTGTCGTTGAAGTTGTAGTTGGTGGTGTTCCAGTTGGTTTGGGTAGTTATACACAGTGGGACACTAAATTAGATGCTAAAATTGCTCAAGCGATTGTCAGTATTAACGCATTTAAGGGTGTTGAATTTGGGGTTGGTTTTGAAGCTGCTAGATTACCTGGTAGCGATGTTATGGATGAAATTTTATGGAATGAATTGGATGGTTATACACGGAGAAGTAATCATTTAGGTGGTTTTGAAGGTGGTATGACGACTGGGATGCCGATTGTTGTTCGTGGTGTGATGAAGCCAATTCCAACACTTTATAAGCCATTGATGTCAGTTGATATTGATACAAAAGAACCTTACAAAGCGAGCGTTGAACGATCAGATAGTTCTGCTGTTCCAGCTGCATGCGTGATTGCGGAAGCGATGGTGGCTATTGAAGTTGCCAAAGCGATGCTTGATAAATTTTCAAGCGATTCTTTTAAACAAATGCAACAAGATGTGAGCCAATACCGCGAATATGTTCGAACATACTAA
- a CDS encoding prephenate dehydrogenase, which yields MIAIHSIQQITVLGVGLIGSSLCLCLKAAYPNIKIVGWTNSKDELDYAHAEKIIDIVEMDLASAVRQADIVFLCTPVGVTLSLISELATLPLKKGVIVTDVSSTKRQVCHEAKEHLIARGVHFIGGHPMAGSHKSGVRAADQRLFENAYYILTPFEKQSSLCDFMKLLLKGTRAKFVELTPESHDEIVGTLSHLPHIIASGIVMEAKELMQTYPNARNLAAGGFRDITRIASADPQMWTDILLSNQDILSKQLKLWEIRMSDIRHAINQHDVAFIKQFFLEGKLFRDGLPIHQPGAIPNFYDLYINVPDDSGVIAEITNILARQQLSLVNIKILETRDDFFGILQLTFKHEDDLNTAQTIIQASTNYLCFKLGGN from the coding sequence ATGATAGCGATTCATTCGATTCAACAAATTACGGTTTTAGGAGTTGGTTTAATTGGGAGTTCGCTTTGTCTTTGCCTTAAAGCGGCTTATCCGAATATAAAAATCGTTGGTTGGACAAACTCTAAAGATGAACTGGATTACGCTCATGCAGAGAAAATTATTGATATAGTTGAGATGGATTTAGCTAGTGCTGTGAGGCAGGCAGATATTGTGTTTCTCTGTACACCAGTGGGGGTAACGTTATCGCTAATCTCGGAATTAGCCACGTTACCCTTGAAAAAAGGCGTAATTGTTACGGATGTGAGTAGTACCAAGCGTCAAGTATGTCATGAAGCAAAGGAACATCTTATTGCAAGAGGCGTTCATTTTATCGGTGGGCATCCAATGGCTGGTTCACATAAATCTGGTGTCAGAGCAGCCGATCAACGTTTATTCGAGAATGCTTATTATATACTCACACCTTTTGAAAAACAGTCATCTTTATGTGATTTTATGAAACTATTATTAAAAGGTACACGAGCTAAATTTGTTGAATTAACTCCTGAGAGCCACGATGAAATAGTAGGAACGTTAAGCCATTTGCCACATATAATTGCTTCAGGCATTGTTATGGAAGCAAAAGAATTGATGCAGACTTATCCTAATGCTAGAAACTTAGCTGCTGGTGGATTTCGTGATATTACGCGTATTGCCTCGGCAGACCCACAAATGTGGACGGATATCTTATTATCCAATCAAGATATCTTATCGAAACAATTAAAGTTATGGGAAATACGAATGAGTGATATTAGACATGCTATCAATCAACATGATGTAGCGTTTATTAAACAATTTTTTTTAGAAGGTAAATTGTTTCGTGATGGATTACCAATTCATCAACCGGGAGCTATTCCAAATTTTTATGATTTATATATTAATGTACCAGATGATTCGGGAGTTATTGCAGAAATCACCAATATATTAGCACGACAACAGTTAAGTTTGGTCAATATAAAAATTTTAGAAACACGAGATGATTTTTTTGGTATTTTACAATTAACTTTTAAGCATGAAGACGACTTAAATACTGCTCAAACTATTATTCAAGCTAGTACAAACTATTTATGTTTTAAACTAGGAGGTAACTAA
- the aroA gene encoding 3-phosphoshikimate 1-carboxyvinyltransferase, whose protein sequence is MELLKATKPLLGTIVVPGDKSISHRSIMFGALANGTTTITNFLRADDCLGTIQVFRQLGVNIEEQDDLIRVHGVGWSGLQLPETVLDVGNSGTTIRLLMGILAAQKFAVTLTGDESIQRRPMNRVIAPLRAMGANISGMNHTEFPPITIKPVPNLSPINYQLPVASAQVKSALIFAALQTTGETVLTEKEQTRDHTEEMLKQFCGQIEVAGKEIRISGPQTLIGQEVIVPGDISSAAFFIVAALLIPKSKIIIKNVGLSSTRTGIIDVIKAMNGKINIHDYDSVNQSGTICVEHSELVGTVIEGEIIPRLIDELPIIALLATQAKGQTVIRDAEELAVKETNRIQAVTEELNKLGANIKSTRDGFIIQGQTKLHGGKVTSYGDHRIGMMLQIAALLTDESVFLSDSSAVSVSFPTFFDVLTELMEGH, encoded by the coding sequence ATGGAATTACTAAAAGCGACAAAGCCGTTATTGGGCACGATTGTAGTACCCGGTGATAAATCGATCTCTCACCGTAGCATTATGTTTGGAGCGTTAGCCAACGGAACAACAACAATCACTAATTTTTTACGTGCTGACGATTGTCTGGGGACCATACAAGTTTTTAGACAATTAGGTGTTAACATTGAGGAGCAAGATGATTTGATTCGGGTTCATGGTGTTGGCTGGTCAGGATTACAACTGCCTGAAACAGTTCTTGATGTTGGTAATTCAGGTACTACGATTCGACTATTGATGGGCATATTAGCAGCTCAAAAATTTGCTGTCACGTTGACTGGTGATGAATCTATTCAGCGACGACCAATGAATCGTGTTATCGCACCATTAAGAGCGATGGGGGCGAATATTTCGGGAATGAATCACACAGAATTCCCACCAATCACAATTAAACCAGTCCCAAATTTGAGTCCAATTAATTACCAATTACCAGTTGCTAGTGCACAAGTTAAATCAGCTTTGATTTTTGCAGCATTGCAAACGACTGGTGAAACTGTGTTGACAGAAAAAGAGCAAACGCGTGATCATACGGAAGAGATGTTGAAACAATTTTGTGGACAGATTGAAGTAGCAGGTAAAGAGATCCGTATTAGTGGCCCACAGACACTAATTGGGCAAGAAGTTATTGTTCCAGGTGACATTTCCTCTGCTGCTTTTTTCATTGTTGCTGCTTTATTAATTCCGAAAAGTAAAATAATAATCAAAAATGTCGGATTGAGTTCAACAAGAACAGGTATAATTGACGTTATTAAAGCTATGAATGGCAAGATTAACATACATGATTATGATTCTGTTAATCAATCAGGTACGATTTGTGTAGAACATAGTGAATTAGTTGGAACTGTTATCGAGGGAGAGATTATTCCGCGTTTAATTGATGAGCTTCCAATTATTGCTTTATTGGCGACACAAGCTAAGGGGCAAACAGTAATTAGAGATGCAGAGGAATTAGCAGTAAAAGAAACTAATCGGATTCAAGCTGTTACAGAGGAGTTAAATAAATTAGGTGCTAATATTAAATCGACTAGGGATGGGTTTATCATTCAAGGTCAGACAAAATTACATGGTGGTAAGGTTACAAGTTATGGTGATCACCGGATTGGGATGATGCTACAAATTGCAGCTTTATTAACTGATGAGTCGGTCTTTCTTAGTGATAGTTCAGCTGTTTCTGTTTCTTTTCCAACGTTCTTTGATGTATTGACTGAATTAATGGAGGGTCACTGA
- a CDS encoding shikimate kinase — MSAICLIGFMGVGKTTIGRRLAQQLELPFIDLDRVIEEELNLTIPEIFTTYGEDYFRQLESQLLVKYITTNCVLATGGGIVINEQNRMQLKQANWVFYLQGDVSLLHQRLKNDRKQRRPLAQEKNFTELERLFNSRRSWYHESSTNIIKVDGLSVLNIVKRLVSVMEEGI; from the coding sequence ATGTCGGCAATTTGTTTGATTGGTTTCATGGGTGTCGGTAAAACAACAATTGGACGCCGATTAGCACAGCAACTAGAATTACCTTTTATCGATTTAGATCGTGTAATTGAGGAAGAATTGAATTTAACAATTCCAGAAATTTTTACTACGTATGGTGAAGACTATTTTCGTCAGTTGGAGAGTCAACTATTAGTAAAATATATTACCACAAATTGTGTGTTAGCAACAGGTGGGGGAATAGTAATAAATGAACAAAATCGTATGCAACTTAAGCAGGCAAATTGGGTATTTTATTTACAAGGAGACGTTTCTTTATTACATCAACGACTTAAAAATGATCGTAAACAGAGACGACCATTAGCACAAGAAAAAAATTTTACTGAACTTGAACGACTTTTTAATAGCCGTCGTAGCTGGTATCATGAATCTAGCACAAATATTATCAAGGTAGACGGGTTATCTGTTTTAAACATTG